Part of the Capsicum annuum cultivar UCD-10X-F1 chromosome 12, UCD10Xv1.1, whole genome shotgun sequence genome is shown below.
TTCATACCTaccaaataataaaagaaagatgAAAGTTATGAGGTCCATGTTCATATGCAAGACAAGAAATGAGGTTCTTAGAAACTTCAACCTTGACCAAATGCCTAGTGTATCACAAATTCTTTGAACTTAAATCCATGTAAACATGAAATGAAGCTCATAAAATTCAATCTTGACCCAATGCCTATGAATATATATCCATGTAAATATGAAATGGAGAAGCTCAAAAACATCAATCTCGACCCAATGCCTAGTTTAGCACCAAGTCTTTGAGCATATATccatgttgctcggactcttcaaaaatgtcgacgGGTGCGTgccggatccttcaaaagtagtgcatctTTGAAGGACCGACACAGGTACGGCATcctttttggagagtccgagcaacatagcatTTAAGTATGAACGGTAGGAACCCCAGAAAATTCAATCTAGACCCAATGCCTAGTTTGGCACGAAGTCTCTGAATATATATCCATGTAATATGAAATGGAAAAGCTTTCAAATTTATGGATTAAAAGATAGATCCAACTTCCCATAAGTCATTCCTTTGAGAAAAAGGAAATaatccaaatacaagagaaatcCACAGAGAAACAAACGAAAACAAGAAATAACAAGAAAGGGTTGATTTTTAGGTATTACAAATCACAAGATCTAGCACTAACAAAGAGCCGAGCCCAGACAAATAACGAAGTTACAACATGGCATATTTCAATCCTAAAAGAAATTTCACCAGTTTTTACTGCCTTCTCATTCATTATCTGGTTTCGGTGCTGCTTCTTTGATCTCGTCGGTTCCATCATCCTGAACAAGATTCAGCAAGACGCAAAGATCAATAAAATTGTTCGAAGAATGAAACAATAAAAAAGATCTTGCTAACAATAGAAAGAAATGTGTATGGTACCTGCATATCGGAGGTCCATAAAGTGAGGTTATCGCGAAGAAGCTGCATGATCAGAGTGCTGTCCTTGTAGGATTCTTCGCCCAATGTGTCCAGCTCCGCAATTGCCTCATCAAAGGCCTTTCACATGATCAAATCAAcaataaaaatcatttttttaataaaaccaaCCATAAAAAACCATTATCAATTCTATTTCATCAAAACTGTGTCTAATATCAACTACAAGTAATTATGACAACCTCATTAAGATAACTAGGTACAATCATATAATTTGCCATTATTCGTACAATAATCAAAGGCATTAATCTGATTACAAGTCATTATGTTAATGTTCATTAACAAGGTATATTCATGTAACTGGaaacttttttttgaaaaaataactatTCCTACAACAATCAAAGGCATTGTGATAAAAAGgttaatcaaatacatattttgtgCCTTTTTCCGGCAATTCCTTGCAAATTCAcagaattaagaaaataaaaacgTAATCTTTTCACTTACCTGTTTGGCGAGGTTACAAGCACGATCAGGAGAATTCAAAATCTCGTAGTAAAATACAGAGAAATTGAGAGCAAGTCCCAATCGGATTGGATGTGTAGGTGCAAGCTCAGCATTTGCAATATCCTGAGAAAAGGAAATCAAAAATGACAATTTAGTGattttttttcccaaaaattgaataattttttatcaataaGCAAAAAAATGAGAACTATATGTCAATTTAGCACTTTTGTTCTCCAGAATTCAAAGTAACTTTtatcaataagaaaaaaatgaaatactcTATATCAATTTAGCTTCCTTTATTTCTCCAATTTGAATTATTTCTTAtcaataagaaaaaaacaaaaaataatcaatttagCTTTTTGTTTTCTCCAGAATTTGTATAGCGTCTTATcaatagcaaaagaaaaaaaaaacactctaTATCAATTCAGTCATTTTTTTCCTCCAGAATTTGAACAATTTCTCATCGAtaagcaaaaaaaatcaaaaactccaCGTCAAATTAGCCTCTTTTTAGCTCCAGAATTTGAATCATCTCTTACCAATaagcaaaaaatgaaaaaactatatCAATTTAGCATCTCATTTTCTCCAGAATTTaagcaaaaaaacaaaaatctatgTCAATTTAGCATTTTTTTTCTCGAAAATTTGAACAACCTCTCAtcaataagcaaaaaaaaaaaaaaacgaaaactCTATGCAAATTTAGCATTTTTTTTCTCCAGAActtgaataattattttgtcaattTAGATGAATTTCTCGAGAATTTGAACAACTATTTTTATCAATAAGCGCAAATCGAAAACTCAAACCTGAGCAGATTTGTAAGCAGAGAGGGTATTCTCAGCAGCTTCTTTCCTTTCAGCGCCAGTTTTAAACTCAGCCAAATAACGATGATAATCACCTTTCATTTTCAAGTAAAACACCTTCGAATCCCCCGTAGCAGCGGACCCAATAAGCTTAGAATCAAGCAATTTCAAAATGCCATTACAGATCGATGTAAGTTCAGATTCAATCTTAGATCTATACTCCTTAATCGAAACAACATGTTCTTCGTTACCACGACTTTCCTCTTTCTGCTCAATTGATGATATTATCCTCCACGATGCTCGTCGTGCTCCGATCACGTTTTTGTATGCGACGGAGAGGAGGTTTCGTTCTTCCACGGTTAACTCCTCTCCGCCGTATGCGGCGGCGACGACTTTCTCCATAAATTCTACCATTTCCTCGTAGCGTTCGGCTTGCTCGGCCAGCTTTGCCATGTACACGTTCTCCTCACGTGGCGACGCCATTgatttttagagagagaaagtgagtgtttttttttctaGAGAGAGAAAGTGTGAGTTTTTAGGATTCTCTGTGTAATTGGCTTTGTGggctttttcttttatagattgGTTATTTAGGTGGGCCTCGTAGTAGTACTTAGACTAGACTGGTCCAATAAGATGCAACTTCAACAACAACGTATCGAGTATATTTCTATAAAATAGAATCACGAAAGGATAGAATATATGCACTTCATATCACTACCTTGAATAAAATAGATAGGTTATTTTTAACAGACCCTCAACTTGTGACAAATAACATTATACCAAGCAGaaaacataataacaaacaacaaaataaggTAACACTCTCCTATCCGCTAATCTTTTATTCTAATTCGTATCTTCCACACCTTCTTATCAAGGATGATATCCTTTGTAAGCTTTAAGTGCATAAATATCTGTTTTTGAGATTGGCATTTAACTAGATCTCGCTTCGTAATTTTATTTGCAAGTTTATTTGCTTTGGATAAAGGTTGAATACTCGTGTCTAAAGTTCAATAACTTCGGAGATCACGTCCAAAAGTTTTCACTTAATTGTTTAGTACTCCttatattcttttataaattttgacCAACTTTTAAATGTATCTTTTAATCATAttgatattataaaaaaatataatttatagtacttttcgtCATTTAACTAGAATTggctttattattttcttttcacaAGTTTTTATTCATTTTGGGTAGAAGTTAAATTGTCGCATCTAAGATATCGCGTTCGAAAATGTAGACTCGTAAAGGCGAAAAGGCAAAACATCATACATTTTTCACTTGATTATTTGTTTTGAGTTGagatctatcgaaaacaacctatTTACCTCACATATGAGGTGAAGGAATAGTCTAGGCACATTCAGTCTCTCCAAAACCTACTCTGTAAGGATTTATTGagtatgttgttgatgttgtttttgtttgtaaAGTAAAAAGTTTGAACAGTTTTGATGAAGTGGGTAAAAAGTTAATTGCGTCTGAAGCTTGATAACTCTGGCCATTCAAATCAGAAAGTGCGGCTTTATGAAAGTCAAACATCATAATTCGAATATAATTAACTCAGATGCATGCAAAAACTAATTTAAACTTTTAGGTCCCGTTTGGCCATGGATATTGTTTCCTTTTTTCCGAAAAAttttttcggagttggaaattatggtgtttggccatgaaacttTGAAAAACAATTCCGGAATAAAATTCCGAAAATGGAAAACAACTCTTtattgttttcccttttttccacttccaatttcaacttcattattattacatataacctcaatCTTTAAATTTTCACACAAATCCTTTTTATTAACTAAattccataatttttttaaaaagatcaaattcaataaaacaattaattcaagtgaaaataattaagaatttttatcaacaaatttaagattatgtaaaatatatttatatctatcaatcatatttatcaaaatatatttttctctatttaatcaattatggttagataaacttatttaactagtgcttgtgatatttttattcaaattttagaagaataacaatcataataattagtttgttgttaattattttatcaattgaagacataaattattttctcaacatttggttgtatttcaataggtaaattagtagttgggtgattttgataatttttaaaagttgagggcataaaatcatatttaaaaaaaaatcaaaagtctaaaaaaaattttcaaaaaaacatcgtcaaacataactccaactccaactccaaaaaaaaattaattttcatggccaaacaactACTTAATTACGTATGTCCGAATCTTTTTGCACTTTAGTCGTATATGATTGAAATACATGTAAAAACGAACTGAAGTTTTAGACACGGATATGTTCCCCTCGCTTGGCGAGTCCATTGATGTTAGAGttggagagagaaagagagagtgcggtttcttagagagagaaaatgccTTTCAGTTTTGTGGGCCGTTTGCTTTATAGATTGGGTTATTAAGTGGGCCTGTTTGTGGTCTTTGTTTGGACGAAATTGGTCCAATAAGATACACCAATTTCTTGCACTTTTCAAACTacttactttttttcatgtataaataacataaatatcactctctctcactttttaaattattttaccctctctccctattaatatacataatatagccgacatatacatagcattttgtgtatatgtgGAATTCTTGTAATATGTTTTGGGGAATTGAaagtttttgtaatattgaaaacataagttgtatatttgtgtgatttttagttttttcattttcaataattGCTCCTTCAGCATATATTACACtaaaaatatttaccttttctttttttgggttctgtaaaagttttatttttcgaAAACAGTCCATGTGAATCGAAGTTAAAGataacaacatacccattgtAAGAACAAAGCGTAAACGCATAAGTAGGGGTCTAGGAGCGTAAACGCATAAGTAGGGTCTAGGAGAATAGAGCGTACCTAGACCTTGCCCCTACCTCATAGAGACAGGTGGTTTTAATTATCCCATCGGCTAAGATAAATCATTAAACATAACAAAGGTATCCGGCAACCACAATATCACTGAAGTAGCATTAGTAGTAACAGCAGGTAGAAAGCTGATCTATGAACTGAATCTTAAGCCAGTGATCCGAGAAAGCAACTCGCCGGTGCTTAACATAGCGTATGATTGTGTAGCTTATCCTGTTGCTATTAGGAGCTAAAGCTACTTATGTTAAACCAACGCGGAATAGGACCTAGCCTAAAGCTAAAATGAACAACACTTCCAAGGGTGAAACGAACTATATTTTCATCCCAAAGAGAGGTAACATCAGCCTGAAATGATATTTGTCATACCAAAGCCAGTACTTTGGTCATAGTAGTTCGAAAGAAGGATAACCGCTTGTGCAAAGATCTGAATCACTGCAAAGCTAAAACGAACTAGTAGTGATAGTAAGTACAACATAAAAAGCGGTCATTCTACTTACACTATGGCTGGGACCTATGGCAAAACAAATATGAGTTCACTTCACAAAAGTGTAGCACGATATCATTCTTCTTAATTACCATGTTAGCCATTACTTTGGCCTTGGTAAATAACAAGTAATGACACATGACCTAGCCTACCTAACAGGACAATTATTTCTCTCGCATTGTTGTAGATGGTTCCATTCATTCTTTCTACAAGGGAAAACAACCAGTTCTTCGTGAAAGGCCTCCTAAGGATTTGACAATGAAGTTCCTTCCTTGACATTACCCTTGCTTTAATTTTAAACAAGATGAATACATCAGGCTTGCCTACTCggactacaacaacaacaacatacccagtgtattcccacatagtggggtctggggagggtagagtgtacgcagaccataccactacctccgaagaagtagagaggctgtttccaataggccctccggcttaggaccgataacagcatagcaaatcacaaaacataaatgtgTATAGACTAGTACAGTATGCAAAAACAGCATAgcaaatcacaaaacataaatgtgtatagactagtacagtatgcaaaataaactaacactggTATCCACAAGGTAGTCAAACTGTTTAACCTATAATCATTGCAGTTATACTTGATCGGAAATTTGGCCCTATCTAGAACTAGCATTTACAGTAAAAAAGTCCAAACAAGCTTTATAATTAACAACACTATGCcctaatcccacaagtggggtctgggagggtaaccttacccctaccttgtctgatagagaggttgtttccgaaagtTGCTCAAGAACCAACCAAAGCTTTATGTATCAATCAATATGTCGAAGCACCAAGTTAATGCATTAAAGTAGTAGAAGCTAGGTATACATCAAGACATCCGAAATATTAAGCTTCCCCAAAAGAGATGGGGCTTATCAAACGATACAACCACCTCAGAATCTGTACTCTTAAACCAAAAGAATCCAAACATTACCATACAAATGATGAAACAAAAGACACAACTTGGCATCTTTCCGAAAGAGAAATGTCCTCGTTTATTCCTTACCTTNNNNNNNNNNNNNNNNNNNNNNNNNNNNNNNNNNNNNNNNNNNNNNNNNNNNNNNNNNNNNNNNNNNNNNNNNNNNNNNNNNNNNNNNNNNNNNNNNNNNNNNNNNNNNNNNNNNNNNNNNNNNNNNNNNNNNNNNNNNNNNNNNNNNNNNNNNNNNNNNNNNNNNNNNNNNNNNNNNNNNNNNNNNNNNNNNNNNNNNNNNNNNNNNNNNNNNNNNNNNNNNNNNNNNNNNNNNNNNNNNNNNNNNNNNNNNNNNNNNNNNNNNNNNNNNNNNNNNNNNNNNNNNNNNNNNNNNNNNNNNNNNNNNNNNNNNNNNNNNNNNNNNNNNNNNNNNNNNNNNNNNNNNNNNNNNNNNNNNNNNNNNNNNNNNNNNNNNNNNNNNNNNNNNNNNNNNNNNNNNNNNNNNNNNNNNNNNNNNNNNNNNNNNNNNNNNNNNNNNNNNNNNNNNNNNNNNNNNNNNNNNNNNNNNNNNNNNNNNNNNNNNNNNNNNNNNNNNNNNNNNNNNNNNNNNNNNNNNNNNNNNNNNNNNNNNNNNNNNNNNNNNNNNNNNNNNNNNNNNNNNNNNNNNNNNNNNNNNNNNNNNNNNNNNNNNNNNNNNNNNNNNNNNNNNNNNNNNNNNNNNNNNNNNNNNNNNNNNNNNNNNNNNNNNNNNNNNNNNNNNNNNNNNNNNNNNNNNNNNNNNNNNNNNNNNNNNNNNNNNNNNNNNNNNNNNNNNNNNNNNNNNNNNNNNNNNNNNNNNNNNNNNNNNNNNNNNNNNNNNNNNNNNNNNNNNNNNNNNNNNNNNNNNNNNNNNNNNNNNNNNNNNNNNNNNNNNNNNNNNNNNNNNNNNNNNNNNNNNNNNNNNNNNNNNNNNNNNNNNNNNNNNNNNNNNNNNNNNNNNNNNNNNNNNNNNNNNNNNNNNNNNNNNNNNNNNNNNNNNNNNNNNNNNNNNNNNNNNNNNNNNNNNNNNNNNNNNNNNNNNNNNNNNNNNNNNNNNNNNNNNNNNNNNNNNNNNNNNNNNNNNNNNNNNNNNNNNNNNNNNNNNNNNNNNNNNNNNNNNNNNNNNNNNNNNNNNNNNNNNNNNNNNNNNNNNNNNNNNNNNNNNNNNNNNNNNNNNNNNNNNNNNNNNNNNNNNNNNNNNNNNNNNNNNNNNNNNNNNNNNNNNNNNNNNNNNNNNNNNNNNNNNNNNNNNNNNNNNNNNNNNNNNNNNNNNNNNNNNNNNNNNNNNNNNNNNNNNNNNNNNNNNNNNNNNNNNNNNNNNNNNNNNNNNNNNNNNNNNNNNNNNNNNNNNNNNNNNNNNNNNNNNNNNNNNNNNNNNNNNNNNNNNNNNNNNNNNNNNNNNNNNNNNNNNNNNNNNNNNNNNNNNNNNNNNNNNNNNNNNNNNNNNNNNNNNNNNNNNNNNNNNNNNNNNNNNNNNNNNNNNNNNNNNNNNNNNNNNNNNNNNNNNNNNNNNNNNNNNNNNNNNNNNNNNNNNNNNNNNNNNNNNNNNNNNNNNNNNNNNNNNNNNNNNNNNNNNNNNNNNNNNNNNNNNNNNNNNNNNNNNNNNNNNNNNNNNNNNNNNNNNNNNNNNNNNNNNNNNNNNNNNNNNNNNNNNNNNNNNNNNNNNNNNNNNNNNNNNNNNNNNNNNNNNNNNNNNNNNNNNNNNNNNNNNNNNNNNNNNNNNNNNNNNNNNNNNNNNNNNNNNNNNNNNNNNNNNNNNNNNNNNNNNNNNNNNNNNNNNNNNNNNNNNNNNNNNNNNNNNNNNNNNNNNNNNNNNNNNNNNNNNNNNNNNNNNNNNNNNNNNNNNNNNNNNNNNNNNNNNNNNNNNNNNNNNNNNNNNNNNNNNNNNNNNNNNNNNNNNNNNNNNNNNNNNNNNNNNNNNNNNNNNNNNNNNNNNNNNNNNNNNNNNNNNNNNNNNNNNNNNNNNNNNNNNNNNNNNNNNNNNNNNNNNNNNNNNNNNNNNNNNNNNNNNNNNNNNNNNNNNNNNNNNNNNNNNNNNNNNNNNNNNNNNNNNNNNNNNNNNNNNNNNNNNNNNNNNNNNNNNNNNNNNNNNNNNNNNNNNNNNNNNNNNNNNNNNNNNNNNNNNNNNNNNNNNNNNNNNNNNNNNNNNNNNNNNNNNNNNNNNNNNNNNNNNNNNNNNNNNNNNNNNNNNNNNNNNNNNNNNNNNNNNNNNNNNNNNNNNNNNNNNNNNNNNNNNNNNNNNNNNNNNNNNNNNNNNNNNNNNNNNNNNNNNNNNNNNNNNNNNNNNNNNNNNNNNNNNNNNNNNNNNNNNNNNNNNNNNNNNNNNNNNNNNNNNNNNNNNNNNNNNNNNNNNNNNNNNNNNNNNNNNNNNNNNNNNNNNNNNNNNNNNNNNNNNNNNNNNNNNNNNNNNNNNNNNNNNNNNNNNNNNNNNNNNNNNNNNNNNNNNNNNNNNNNNNNNNNNNNNNNNNNNNNNNNNNNNNNNNNNNNNNNNNNNNNNNNNNNNNNNNNNNNNNNNNNNNNNNNNNNNNNNNNNNNNNNNNNNNNNNNNNNNNNNNNNNNNNNNNNNNNNNNNNNNNNNNNNNNNNNNNNNNNNNNNNNNNNNNNNNNNNNNNNNNNNNNNNNNNNNNNNNNNNNNNNNNNNNNNNNNNNNNNNNNNNNNNNNNNNNNNNNNNNNNNNNNNNNNNNNNNNNNNNNNNNNNNNNNNNNNNNNNNNNNNNNNNNNNNNNNNNNNNNNNNNNNNNNNNNNNNNNNNNNNNNNNNNNNNNNNNNNNNNNNNNNNNNNNNNNNNNNNNNNNNNNNNNNNNNNNNNNNNNNNNNNNNNNNNNNNNNNNNNNNNNNNNNNNNNNNNNNNNNNNNNNNNNNNNNNNNNNNNNNNNNNNNNNNNNNNNNNNNNNNNNNNNNNNNNNNNNNNNNNNNNNNNNNNNNNNNNNNNNNNNNNNNNNNNNNNNNNNNNNNNNNNNNNNNNNNNNNNNNNNNNNNNNNNNNNNNNNNNNNNNNNNNNNNNNNNNNNNNNNNNNNNNNNNNNNNNNNNNNNNNNNNNNNNNNNNNNNNNNNNNNNNNNNNNNNNNNNNNNNNNNNNNNGTATCTAACTTAACTTATATGTATCTTCAAAGGCTAAATGTTGGGATgtaatgaaattttaaaaatagttgaaatttttagtaaatactagtaaacatgtcgttatatatgtaatttttactacAATATTTTAGAAAAGTGGAGTCAATATTACATAGTAAAACTAcgatattaataaaaacaatgtTTTTTTTGGTTGAGAAGAGGGATATTCATTAAGGTCAATGAGTTAAGCAGTTGGTGCTCCTAGCTATTGTAGGAGCCACAAGAAATATTGCTCAAGACCACATCCCGACCTGGTAGGATAATAGTTGGCTTTTTAATTCTACGATTAAAGGTTGTACCCTCCCTAGCTGCTTGTACAAAATCATTAACAAAAGATGGCATTTGCCAGAAGAGTCTTGGTTCTAGGTGCATGGTCCTAGCTCTTTCCTTCGCTAACGCATCTGTCACTTTATTTTGCTCCCTGTAAACCTTTGTTGGGACTGTTAGCTGCATTTCCTCCAATAATTGCCTGCACTCCGTCAAGATGTTATGATAGAATGGGTGATCAGTTTGGAGCATATTTAATAGTACAGCAGAATTATTTTCAATGTCAATGGGGTGAAGATTGTTAGCCTTTGCAATGGTCAAGCCATATTTCAGGGCCAACAGCTCCACCATAGTGGGTGTAGTTAGGGGAAGGGACATGTGATAGCCTAAGACCCAGTTCCTCTCGTGATTCCTTAACACACCTCCGACCCTCCTCTTTGCCCGGATTCTGAAGGGCTGAGCCATCTATGTTAACCTTTATATTAACTCTGATAAGGGCACTCCAGCTAATAGTAGCTATGTCAGTGGATGGGGTATTGGGTTTTCCAGTAGAGACTAACAAGTTATATTCAGTAGCCAGTCTGATCGTTTGCTGGTGGGAGATAAGATTATTCCTATCATTGAATTTGTTATCATTCCTGCATAACCATATGGTCCAAAGGCAGTAGGGGAGAAGAATCTCCCAGTTGATCCAGTTGTTAAAagcttttcttttaaatttttgccaTTCCTTATCCAGTTAGCAACGGTTATACTGGTAAGCAGTTCCCTGGGCTTGAACGTAAAGGAGTGTCTGAGTGTATCCCAGAATTGGATGGTATTAGGGCATTTGAAGAAAATGTGGTCAAGGGTCTCTTCTTGCTGAGTCTGGCACTGATGACAGAGAGATAAAATGGGTAGACCTATATGTTTCAGGTAAGCATTGGTGGGGAGTCTATTATGGAGCAAAAGCCAAAGAAAGGTTTTCATCTTGTTAGGAGTATTAGCTTTCCAAGCTGAACTGAAGTCCCTATAGGTATGGTTCAGGTCTTCCTGCTCAATGAGGAGATTGTACATACTACCAGTACTGAAGTGTCCATTACTTATAAGTACCCAAGTGGGTCTGTCTTCCTCAGTAGAGTTGTGAGAAAGATGGGTGGTTAGGATGATCTCTTTTAGATACTGAGGGAGATCCATGAAGAGGGGGTTAAGGTCCTAGTTCCCATTGTTGTGGAGGTTGTGCACAGTAAGGGTCAGATCATGGGTAGTCAATGGGCCATGGATGATCATCCTTATACTACCCAAGTGGGGGATCCAGTTATCCAGAAGGAAGTTGACTTTATCCACTTTATTAACACACCAGGTTATTCCTTTAGCACAATCCTTCCAACCTCTTATAACATTCTTCCAGGTCCTAATTTGGGTGGTAGTACTATTGTAATGGTGTTTGTGAGTGAGCACTCTTCCCCAAAGACTGTTAGGCTTAGTGTGGAGTCTCCATGCCAGACTAACATGTAGGGCTCTATTCCTAGTTTCACTCCTATGGAGTCCTAACCCTCCCATAGCTTTAGGTCTGGTGATGGTGTCCCAACTAAGAAGATGGagttttcttttctcttcatAGCTTCCCCATACAAAATtcctttgtattttattaatatgtTCATGGATTTTGCTGGGGAGATTAATGTAGTGCATGATGTGGGTGGGAATGCTTCTAAGAGTGGATTTGGTTAACACAGTCCTACCAGTCATGTTGAGGAGCTTTGTTTTTCAACCAGCAAGTCTAGCCTCCATGTTATCCAATATGAATTAGAAGTCACTGTTCTTAGGCTTGCTGTGAAAAATGGGGTAGCCAAGATATTTGCCAAAGACTTGGCTAGGTCTGATCTGAAGTATGTTGGAATACAAGGCTTCATTCTCAGGAGTGCAGTTTTTTGAGAAGATAACCTTGGACTTGGCCTTATTAATGGTTTGGCCAGAAAGAAGGCTGGAGACTTGCAAAATATTGACCATGGTATGGCAATTTCCAGGGCCAGCCCTAGCTAGAAGAGTGAGGTCATCAGCAAATAAAAGATGAGATAACTTGGGTCCTCTAGTAGTGATGCTTATGGGTTGCTAGTGTTTGGCCTCAACTTCAAACTCTATGCCTCTTGAGAGTCTTTTCATGCATAGAATGAAGATGTAGAGAGACATGGGGTTACCCTGTCTAATCCCCCTGGTTGGTTTAAAGGTCTCAGTCCTGCACCCATTAActaagatagagatagaagaggtAGTGACACAGGACATGATAAGCTTAGTAAGGTTGACAGGAAAGCCAAAGAAGAGGAGGGTGTCCTT
Proteins encoded:
- the LOC107850515 gene encoding 14-3-3-like protein 16R, which codes for MASPREENVYMAKLAEQAERYEEMVEFMEKVVAAAYGGEELTVEERNLLSVAYKNVIGARRASWRIISSIEQKEESRGNEEHVVSIKEYRSKIESELTSICNGILKLLDSKLIGSAATGDSKVFYLKMKGDYHRYLAEFKTGAERKEAAENTLSAYKSAQDIANAELAPTHPIRLGLALNFSVFYYEILNSPDRACNLAKQAFDEAIAELDTLGEESYKDSTLIMQLLRDNLTLWTSDMQDDGTDEIKEAAPKPDNE
- the LOC124889543 gene encoding uncharacterized protein LOC124889543, which codes for MAQPFRIRAKRRVGGVLRNHERNWVLGYHMSLPLTTPTMVELLALKYGLTIAKANNLHPIDIENNSAVLLNMLQTDHPFYHNILTECRQLLEEMQLTVPTKVYREQNKVTDALAKERARTMHLEPRLFWQMPSFVNDFVQAAREGTTFNRRIKKPTIILPGRDVVLSNISCGSYNS